A single region of the Austwickia chelonae genome encodes:
- a CDS encoding zinc-binding dehydrogenase: MLAVYCASQSATDPLSGLVVGERPEPEPRPGWTVVDLRAATLNRHDLWSLHGVGLPAERLPMILGCDGAGVTSDGREVILHGVIASPGWSGDETLDPRRSLFSEVHQGTLAEKVLVPDTNLVPKPAGMSWETAAALPTAWLTAYRMLFTNAQVTPGSLVLVQGAGGGVATACIRLGVAAGLRVWVTSRSEHKRGQALALGAEAAFEPGARLPEKVDAVMETVGAATWSHSVNVLRPGGTIVISGATSGDAPPRSELTKIFFRQLKVVGSTMGNRHELERLATLVDRHDLKLPVEATLPLPEARAGFEKLLSGDVFGKIVLTV, from the coding sequence CTTGCCGTTTACTGCGCCAGCCAGTCCGCCACCGACCCCCTGTCCGGTCTTGTCGTGGGGGAGCGACCTGAACCTGAACCACGCCCGGGGTGGACGGTCGTCGACCTTCGTGCGGCCACGTTGAACCGCCACGATCTGTGGTCCCTCCACGGCGTGGGCTTGCCTGCTGAACGACTGCCGATGATCCTGGGCTGCGATGGAGCCGGAGTCACTTCGGACGGACGGGAGGTGATCCTGCACGGGGTCATCGCCTCGCCGGGATGGTCCGGGGACGAGACCCTCGACCCGCGTCGTTCGCTCTTCTCCGAGGTCCATCAGGGGACTCTCGCGGAGAAGGTCCTGGTGCCGGACACCAACCTGGTGCCCAAACCGGCCGGGATGAGCTGGGAGACAGCTGCCGCCTTGCCCACCGCCTGGTTGACCGCCTACCGGATGCTCTTCACCAACGCCCAGGTCACTCCGGGTTCATTGGTGTTGGTGCAGGGAGCCGGAGGCGGAGTGGCCACCGCCTGCATCCGGTTGGGCGTCGCCGCCGGTCTACGGGTCTGGGTCACGAGCCGCTCTGAACACAAACGGGGACAAGCGCTCGCTCTCGGCGCCGAGGCGGCTTTCGAACCGGGGGCTCGGCTCCCGGAGAAGGTCGACGCCGTCATGGAGACCGTCGGTGCAGCGACCTGGTCGCACTCGGTGAACGTGCTGCGTCCTGGCGGGACCATCGTGATCTCGGGTGCAACCAGCGGCGACGCTCCGCCCCGGTCCGAGCTGACGAAGATCTTCTTCCGCCAGCTCAAGGTCGTCGGCTCGACGATGGGGAACCGGCACGAGTTGGAACGCCTGGCGACCTTGGTCGACCGGCATGACCTCAAACTCCCGGTCGAGGCGACCCTGCCACTCCCCGAAGCACGAGCTGGTTTCGAGAAGCTCCTGTCGGGAGATGTCTTCGGGAAGATCGTTCTTACCGTGTGA
- a CDS encoding GDSL-type esterase/lipase family protein has protein sequence MSNEESKPSGAGAAPMEFIASADALAADGPRDVGLVFMGDSFVAGYGDPKALGWVSRVTARTAHPDLNVTSYNLGIRGQSSADLLNRWRQEGAPRWEGRRERRLVMGVGHGDIDQELTIARSRLNMANMLDEATARGISPFVVGPPPTLDADFNHALEPLVEAQSDVCSRRSIPYVDCYYPLLEHEQWLAELSATEDQRHPGQAGYGLLAWLVLHGGWEHWLQIAP, from the coding sequence GTGAGCAACGAAGAGAGCAAGCCCAGCGGCGCGGGGGCAGCCCCGATGGAGTTCATCGCCAGCGCGGACGCGCTCGCTGCAGACGGGCCACGTGACGTCGGCCTGGTCTTCATGGGGGATTCCTTCGTCGCCGGTTACGGCGACCCCAAGGCACTGGGGTGGGTGAGCCGGGTAACGGCCCGCACCGCACACCCCGACCTCAATGTGACGAGCTACAACCTGGGCATCCGGGGACAGTCGTCCGCCGATCTGCTGAACCGATGGCGGCAGGAGGGCGCACCCCGTTGGGAGGGTCGACGGGAACGTCGGCTCGTGATGGGGGTCGGGCACGGCGACATCGACCAGGAGCTGACGATCGCCCGTTCCCGGCTCAACATGGCGAATATGTTGGACGAGGCGACGGCACGGGGCATCTCACCCTTCGTGGTCGGTCCACCGCCGACCCTCGACGCCGACTTCAACCATGCCCTGGAGCCGTTGGTCGAGGCCCAGTCCGATGTGTGCAGCCGCCGCAGCATCCCTTACGTCGACTGCTACTACCCGTTGCTGGAGCACGAGCAGTGGCTGGCCGAGCTGAGCGCCACCGAGGACCAGCGCCATCCCGGACAGGCCGGTTACGGGTTGTTGGCCTGGCTGGTTCTGCACGGTGGCTGGGAGCACTGGTTGCAGATCGCGCCCTGA
- a CDS encoding DUF6104 family protein, giving the protein MYFTDRGIEELSARRGDEEITLDWLAEQLRTFVDLNPEFEIPIERFATWLARLDDDED; this is encoded by the coding sequence GTGTACTTCACCGACCGTGGAATTGAGGAGTTGTCGGCCCGTCGCGGCGATGAGGAGATCACGTTGGACTGGCTGGCCGAGCAGCTACGCACCTTCGTTGATCTGAATCCGGAATTTGAGATTCCGATCGAGAGGTTCGCGACCTGGCTTGCACGGCTCGACGACGACGAGGACTGA
- a CDS encoding multifunctional oxoglutarate decarboxylase/oxoglutarate dehydrogenase thiamine pyrophosphate-binding subunit/dihydrolipoyllysine-residue succinyltransferase subunit, producing MAELPAPNDPTASFGPNQWLVDELYEQYLQDKESVDKAWWAFFDGYAPRRENSAPTAAATAASAPESTPPTASADGQAAPRTEAGARTSESTVRPSSATATSQAASDQKEPVEKDGKGKPASPPRSTTVQRPPAQQKEPVAAPAVPMGKTPTPRDTPQVSPPQVQDAEKIKAIKGPAARIVTNMDASLQVPTATSVRGIPAKLMIDNRIQINQHLQRTRGGKISFTHIIGYAIVKALAELPDMNCSYRVDEKGKPQLVRPAHVNFGLAIDLPRPDGTRSLVVPSIKAAETMDFFQFWNAYEELVRKARGNKLTVDDFAGTTISLTNPGGIGTVQSVPRLMQGQGCIIGAGALDYPAEWQGASLETVARQGISKIITLTSTYDHRIIQGAASGDFLRIIHRLLLGEDGFYEEIYRSLRIPYEPVRWKRDLVASHEDDLSKAARVQQLVHAYRVRGHLLADTDPLEYRMRRHDDVALETYGLTLWDLDREVATGGFGGTERATLRAILDVLRDSYCRTIGVEYMHIQDPDQRLWMQQKIEVKAEKVSRDEQMRILRRLNAAEAFETFLQTKYVGQKRFSLEGGESVIALLDRVLCRAAEDGMDEVCIGMPHRGRLNVLANIAGKSYAQIFREFEGTQDPRSVQGSGDVKYHLGTEGVFESEDGKTTKVYLAANPSHLEAVNPVLEGIVRAKQDRLDLHGEEFTVLPLLLHGDAAFAGQGVVLETLQLSQLRGYRTGGTVHVVVNNQVGFTTAPTSSRSSVYSTDLARTIQAPIFHVNGDDPEACVRVAELAYEFRQKFAKDVVIDLICYRRRGHNEGDDPSMTQPLMYKLIEAKRSVRKLYTEALVGRGDITLEDAQAALQDYQGRLEQVFLETKEAAKAKPAAPSVGATTEIDGLERPEAQVEDEVRAHRSHSTAISTGLLHKIGDLWTSWPESFEPHKKLRGMLEKRTQMTREGGIDWGMGELIAFGSLLSEGTPVRLAGQDSRRGTFVQRHAVLIDRTSAEEWTPLLYLGDGQARFWVYDSLLSEFAAMGFEYGYSVERPDALVCWEAQFGDFANGAQTIVDEFISSSEQKWGQRSSVVLLLPHGYEGQGPDHSSARIERYLQLCAQDNMTVANPSTPASYFHLLRRQAYSRPRKPLIVFTPKQLLRLRAATSAVEDFTSGTFEPAIHDKAPLDGGAVTRVLLASGRVVYDLEAEREQRQDGATAIVRVEQLYPTPGREIAQIVKHYPNAELVWVQDEPANQGAWPFMMVNLPQSLAENGEQRPIRVVSRAASASPSTGSHKQHEIERAALMRESFDR from the coding sequence GTGGCAGAATTGCCCGCTCCGAACGATCCCACCGCCAGCTTCGGGCCCAATCAGTGGCTCGTCGACGAGCTCTACGAGCAGTACTTGCAGGACAAGGAGTCCGTCGACAAAGCATGGTGGGCCTTCTTCGACGGGTATGCCCCTCGCCGTGAGAACAGCGCTCCCACGGCTGCGGCCACTGCGGCGTCCGCCCCCGAGTCCACCCCTCCGACGGCGAGCGCGGACGGCCAGGCCGCGCCCCGGACCGAGGCCGGTGCGCGAACCTCCGAGAGCACGGTCAGGCCATCGTCAGCCACGGCGACATCCCAGGCCGCTTCCGATCAGAAGGAACCCGTGGAAAAGGACGGTAAGGGAAAACCTGCTTCTCCGCCTCGGAGTACGACGGTTCAACGTCCTCCTGCTCAGCAGAAGGAGCCGGTGGCCGCGCCTGCGGTGCCGATGGGCAAGACCCCGACCCCTCGCGACACCCCTCAGGTGAGCCCCCCTCAGGTGCAGGATGCCGAGAAGATCAAAGCGATCAAGGGCCCGGCTGCTCGCATCGTGACGAACATGGATGCTTCGCTGCAGGTACCTACCGCGACCAGCGTTCGTGGGATCCCGGCGAAGTTGATGATCGACAACCGGATCCAGATCAACCAGCATCTCCAGCGCACTCGCGGTGGGAAGATCAGCTTCACCCACATCATCGGGTACGCGATCGTGAAGGCGCTCGCCGAACTGCCCGACATGAACTGCAGCTACCGGGTTGACGAGAAGGGCAAGCCACAGTTGGTCCGCCCTGCCCATGTCAATTTCGGGTTGGCGATCGACCTTCCGCGGCCCGATGGCACGCGAAGCCTCGTGGTGCCGTCGATCAAAGCGGCCGAGACGATGGACTTCTTCCAATTCTGGAATGCCTACGAGGAGCTGGTCCGCAAGGCTCGCGGCAACAAGCTGACGGTCGATGATTTCGCCGGGACGACGATCTCGTTGACCAACCCTGGTGGGATCGGCACCGTGCAGTCGGTGCCTCGGCTGATGCAGGGCCAGGGGTGCATCATCGGTGCCGGCGCGCTGGACTATCCGGCGGAGTGGCAGGGTGCGAGTCTGGAGACCGTCGCCCGCCAGGGGATCAGCAAAATCATCACGCTGACCAGCACCTATGACCACCGCATCATTCAGGGTGCGGCTTCGGGCGATTTCCTGCGGATCATCCACCGTCTGTTGCTCGGCGAAGACGGTTTCTACGAGGAGATCTATCGCAGCCTGCGTATCCCGTACGAGCCGGTGCGGTGGAAGCGCGACCTGGTGGCGAGCCATGAGGACGACCTGTCCAAGGCAGCGAGGGTGCAGCAGCTGGTCCACGCCTACCGGGTCCGCGGTCATCTGCTCGCGGACACCGACCCGTTGGAGTACCGGATGCGACGGCACGACGACGTCGCACTGGAGACGTACGGGCTGACCTTGTGGGATCTGGACCGGGAAGTCGCCACCGGTGGTTTCGGTGGCACCGAGCGAGCCACGCTCAGGGCGATCCTGGATGTGCTTCGGGACAGCTACTGCCGCACCATCGGCGTGGAGTACATGCACATTCAGGACCCGGATCAGCGGTTGTGGATGCAGCAGAAGATCGAGGTCAAGGCGGAGAAGGTCAGCCGGGACGAGCAGATGCGTATTCTGCGCCGGCTCAATGCTGCTGAGGCTTTCGAGACTTTTCTGCAGACGAAGTACGTCGGGCAGAAGCGGTTCAGTCTCGAGGGTGGCGAGTCCGTGATCGCCTTGCTCGACCGGGTGTTGTGCCGGGCCGCCGAGGACGGCATGGACGAGGTGTGCATCGGCATGCCGCACCGCGGCCGGCTCAACGTCCTGGCCAATATCGCCGGGAAGAGTTATGCGCAGATCTTCCGCGAGTTCGAAGGAACCCAGGACCCGCGCAGCGTCCAGGGTTCGGGCGATGTGAAGTACCACTTGGGTACCGAAGGCGTTTTCGAGTCCGAGGACGGGAAAACCACGAAGGTCTACCTGGCGGCGAACCCCAGCCACTTGGAAGCGGTCAACCCGGTGCTGGAAGGCATCGTGCGGGCCAAGCAGGACCGGCTGGACCTGCACGGTGAGGAGTTCACCGTTCTGCCGCTGCTTCTGCACGGTGATGCGGCCTTCGCCGGCCAGGGTGTCGTCTTGGAGACCTTGCAGTTGAGCCAGCTGCGAGGTTACCGCACCGGCGGAACCGTTCACGTCGTGGTCAACAACCAGGTCGGATTCACCACTGCCCCCACGAGCTCACGCAGTTCGGTGTACTCCACCGACCTGGCCCGGACGATCCAGGCGCCGATCTTCCACGTCAACGGCGACGACCCCGAGGCCTGTGTCCGGGTCGCCGAGCTGGCCTACGAGTTCCGTCAGAAGTTCGCCAAGGACGTCGTCATCGACCTGATCTGCTACCGGCGTCGCGGCCACAACGAGGGCGACGACCCTTCGATGACACAGCCACTGATGTACAAGCTCATCGAGGCCAAGCGCAGTGTCCGCAAGCTGTACACCGAAGCGTTGGTCGGTCGCGGCGACATCACCCTGGAGGACGCCCAGGCCGCCTTGCAGGACTACCAGGGACGGCTGGAGCAGGTCTTCCTGGAGACCAAGGAAGCAGCCAAGGCCAAGCCTGCGGCTCCGTCGGTGGGAGCAACCACCGAGATCGACGGTTTGGAGCGGCCCGAAGCACAGGTCGAGGACGAGGTCCGGGCGCATCGCAGTCATTCGACCGCGATCAGCACCGGGTTGTTGCACAAGATCGGTGACCTGTGGACCAGCTGGCCGGAGAGCTTCGAACCGCACAAGAAGCTGCGCGGCATGCTGGAGAAGCGCACCCAGATGACACGCGAGGGCGGGATCGACTGGGGAATGGGCGAGCTGATCGCCTTCGGGTCGTTACTCAGCGAGGGGACTCCGGTGCGGCTGGCCGGTCAGGACTCCCGACGGGGCACCTTCGTGCAACGGCATGCCGTGCTCATCGACCGCACCAGTGCCGAGGAATGGACGCCGCTGCTCTACCTGGGCGACGGCCAGGCCCGTTTCTGGGTGTACGACTCCTTGCTGTCCGAATTCGCCGCCATGGGCTTCGAGTACGGGTACTCGGTGGAACGTCCTGACGCGCTGGTCTGCTGGGAGGCCCAGTTCGGTGACTTCGCCAATGGCGCTCAGACCATCGTCGACGAGTTCATCTCCAGTTCCGAACAGAAGTGGGGTCAGCGTAGTTCCGTCGTGCTCCTCCTCCCCCACGGTTATGAGGGGCAGGGGCCGGACCACAGCTCGGCGCGGATCGAGCGGTACCTCCAGTTGTGCGCCCAGGACAACATGACCGTTGCCAATCCGAGCACTCCGGCCAGCTATTTCCACCTGCTACGTCGCCAGGCCTACTCCCGGCCGCGCAAACCCCTGATCGTGTTCACCCCGAAGCAGTTGTTGCGCCTACGCGCGGCGACCAGCGCAGTCGAAGATTTCACCAGCGGAACCTTCGAACCGGCGATCCATGACAAGGCACCGCTGGACGGGGGCGCGGTGACCCGGGTGCTGCTCGCCTCCGGGCGGGTGGTCTACGACTTGGAGGCGGAACGCGAGCAGCGCCAGGACGGTGCGACCGCCATCGTCCGGGTGGAACAGCTCTACCCGACTCCTGGCCGAGAGATCGCCCAGATCGTGAAGCATTACCCGAACGCCGAACTGGTTTGGGTGCAGGATGAACCCGCGAACCAGGGTGCTTGGCCCTTCATGATGGTGAATCTTCCGCAGTCCTTGGCCGAGAACGGTGAACAACGGCCGATCCGGGTGGTCTCCCGGGCTGCTTCGGCATCTCCGTCCACCGGCTCGCACAAGCAGCACGAGATCGAGCGGGCTGCGCTGATGCGGGAGTCCTTCGACCGCTGA
- a CDS encoding hemolysin family protein, with protein sequence MTEWLLVGAGVLLTLGTAVFVAAEFSLVALDRSSVSHAAENGDAAARAVLPSLTALSTQLSGAQVGITLTTLALGYVATPSVGALLAGPVATVGVPVENAPAVASGVALAVATLFSMVVGELVPQFLGISVPLATAKVVAVPVRFFTAMVRPLIVALNGSANAVLESFGVRPQEELSGARTPQELASIVRRSAQVGTLDEDLATRVARSLDFGSRTAADVMTPRVRCVAVERTDSAADVVATAWRTGHSRFPVLGDDWDDVDGVVHVKQAVSVPHERRESVPASGLMSSPVLVPETIGLEPLLGLLRGGGHQFAVVVDEYGGTAGVVTLEDVVEELVGEVADEHDRQLTSARRDVRGCWTVPGSWRVDEVRERVGADLPEDASYETVGGFMMALLGRIPSVGDEVEIVGWHIRVEGMDGRRVERVRLLPVDPIAQQSDEAALPRETGDPR encoded by the coding sequence ATGACCGAGTGGCTCCTCGTCGGCGCGGGGGTCCTGTTGACCCTGGGAACGGCCGTCTTCGTCGCGGCCGAGTTCTCGCTGGTGGCTCTCGACCGCTCCAGCGTGAGTCATGCGGCCGAGAACGGGGACGCTGCTGCGCGTGCGGTACTGCCGTCGTTGACGGCCTTGTCCACACAGCTGTCCGGTGCCCAGGTGGGGATCACTCTGACGACGCTGGCCCTGGGATATGTCGCCACCCCCTCGGTGGGGGCCTTGCTGGCCGGTCCGGTCGCGACTGTGGGGGTGCCCGTGGAGAATGCGCCGGCGGTGGCCTCCGGGGTGGCGCTGGCCGTGGCGACGTTGTTCTCGATGGTCGTCGGAGAGCTGGTGCCCCAGTTCCTGGGAATATCCGTTCCCTTGGCGACGGCGAAGGTGGTGGCGGTCCCGGTCCGGTTCTTCACCGCGATGGTTCGTCCGTTGATCGTGGCGTTGAACGGTTCGGCCAATGCTGTGCTGGAGTCCTTCGGAGTGCGTCCGCAGGAGGAGCTTTCCGGTGCCCGTACCCCTCAGGAGCTGGCGTCGATCGTGCGGCGCAGTGCGCAGGTGGGCACTTTGGACGAGGACCTGGCCACCCGGGTGGCCAGGTCCTTGGATTTCGGCTCCCGCACTGCGGCGGATGTGATGACGCCGCGGGTGCGCTGCGTGGCGGTGGAACGTACGGATTCGGCGGCCGACGTGGTGGCCACTGCGTGGAGAACCGGACATTCCCGTTTTCCGGTGCTCGGCGACGACTGGGACGACGTGGACGGCGTGGTGCACGTGAAACAAGCGGTGTCGGTGCCTCACGAGCGGCGGGAGTCGGTTCCGGCGTCTGGGCTGATGAGTTCCCCGGTTCTGGTTCCCGAGACGATCGGTTTGGAGCCACTGCTGGGTCTATTGCGTGGTGGTGGCCACCAGTTCGCTGTGGTCGTCGACGAATACGGCGGTACTGCAGGGGTGGTCACCTTGGAGGACGTGGTCGAGGAACTGGTGGGGGAGGTTGCCGACGAACATGACCGGCAGTTGACCTCGGCCCGTCGTGATGTGCGTGGGTGCTGGACGGTCCCGGGGTCCTGGCGGGTGGACGAGGTCCGTGAGCGGGTAGGCGCAGACCTACCGGAAGATGCGTCCTACGAGACGGTGGGCGGCTTCATGATGGCGCTGCTGGGCAGGATCCCTTCGGTGGGGGACGAGGTCGAGATCGTGGGCTGGCACATCCGGGTGGAGGGGATGGACGGACGTCGGGTGGAGCGGGTACGTCTCCTGCCGGTCGATCCCATCGCCCAGCAATCCGACGAGGCAGCTTTGCCTCGAGAGACCGGAGACCCACGGTGA
- a CDS encoding hemolysin family protein, producing MTPGMALAISVLLLMGNAFFVGAEFAVMTARRSQLEPLAQEGRRSAQLALVAVEHASSLLACAQLGITVCSLLLGALAEDAIHHLVAPMIARTGLPEGVAHVVGLSMALLIVAYFHVALGEMVPKNLAIAGPDRAALWLAPALLYVTRALGPVIRVLEWVAKSLVRVLGVEPQDEVSSAYTAEEVDRIVVESAKEGLLGFDQHGLARRVLAFGERVAADVAVPSTDLVTLARGCTPEDVERVVAKHGFSRVPITDLSGDLAGYVHLKDVLYADEVERSQTLPWKRVRPLATVSPHDEIQDVLVSMQLSGAHLARVVDRDGVVTGVVFLEDVLEELVGEVTDSTRR from the coding sequence GTGACCCCGGGGATGGCCTTGGCGATCTCCGTGCTGCTTCTGATGGGGAATGCCTTCTTCGTGGGCGCGGAGTTCGCGGTGATGACGGCCCGGCGGAGTCAGCTTGAGCCTCTGGCACAGGAAGGACGGCGGTCGGCTCAGCTGGCTCTGGTCGCTGTGGAACATGCGTCGAGCTTGCTGGCCTGTGCGCAGTTGGGTATCACGGTCTGTTCGCTCTTGTTGGGAGCCTTGGCCGAGGACGCCATCCATCATCTGGTGGCGCCGATGATTGCCCGGACGGGGCTCCCCGAGGGTGTGGCCCATGTGGTGGGGCTGTCGATGGCTTTGCTGATCGTGGCGTACTTCCATGTGGCCCTGGGGGAGATGGTGCCCAAGAACCTGGCCATCGCTGGGCCGGACCGAGCAGCCTTGTGGCTGGCACCGGCGTTGTTGTACGTCACCCGGGCCTTGGGGCCGGTGATCCGGGTTCTGGAATGGGTGGCCAAGTCCTTGGTCCGTGTCCTGGGGGTGGAACCTCAGGACGAGGTGAGTAGCGCGTATACGGCCGAGGAGGTCGACCGTATCGTCGTGGAATCCGCCAAGGAAGGACTTCTCGGGTTCGACCAGCATGGTCTTGCCCGGCGGGTGCTGGCCTTCGGGGAGCGCGTCGCGGCTGATGTCGCGGTTCCCTCGACCGACCTGGTGACCCTTGCCCGCGGGTGTACTCCGGAGGATGTGGAGCGGGTCGTGGCGAAGCACGGGTTCAGCAGGGTGCCCATCACGGACCTTTCCGGTGACCTGGCGGGCTATGTGCATCTGAAGGATGTGCTCTACGCCGATGAGGTGGAGCGGTCACAGACTCTGCCGTGGAAGAGGGTGCGCCCGCTGGCGACGGTGTCACCTCATGACGAGATCCAGGATGTCTTGGTGAGTATGCAGCTCAGCGGGGCTCATCTGGCCAGGGTCGTCGATCGTGACGGCGTGGTGACCGGGGTGGTCTTCCTGGAGGACGTCTTGGAGGAACTGGTGGGTGAGGTCACCGACTCGACCCGTCGGTGA
- a CDS encoding sugar-binding transcriptional regulator: protein MQEAREHLSLLAQVSRWYYLDGLSQDEIGKRICLSRSRISRLLSEARRRKIVRFVIGHPLERAMALEESLCSRFGLRDARVAQCGEGMNPLTAVASTAAEVLVDVCRQATVLATSSGTTLSAVVEQLPHQSLHDLCVVQMIGALSKDSPVTDSPDVTRRIAERFGATYRLMPAPLLVGSPRLAQALRREESVANALALASHADVAIVGIGAIDRAGVSGPIFQGWLAPAEGDYLAGLGAVGHISGHHFDANGRHIQASLCDRVMAVPLARLKSIDKVVAVAAGTEKAQAIQGALRGGYVDLLVTDTATAQAVLALP from the coding sequence GTGCAGGAAGCTCGTGAACATCTCTCTCTCCTCGCCCAGGTGTCCCGGTGGTACTACTTGGACGGGCTCAGTCAGGACGAGATCGGGAAGAGGATCTGCCTCTCCCGTTCCCGGATCTCCCGGCTGCTCTCCGAGGCCCGGCGCCGGAAGATCGTCCGTTTCGTCATCGGCCACCCACTCGAACGCGCCATGGCCCTCGAGGAGTCGCTCTGCTCCCGGTTCGGTCTGCGTGACGCCCGGGTCGCCCAATGCGGTGAAGGAATGAACCCGCTCACCGCTGTCGCGTCCACCGCCGCAGAGGTCCTCGTCGATGTGTGTCGGCAAGCCACTGTGCTCGCCACTTCCTCGGGTACCACCTTGAGCGCCGTGGTCGAACAGCTTCCGCACCAGTCGCTGCACGACTTGTGCGTCGTCCAGATGATCGGCGCGCTGTCGAAGGACAGCCCGGTCACCGACTCCCCGGACGTGACCCGGCGCATCGCCGAACGTTTCGGCGCGACCTACCGACTCATGCCTGCGCCGCTGCTGGTCGGCTCGCCCCGGCTCGCCCAAGCGCTGCGCAGGGAGGAGTCCGTGGCCAATGCCTTGGCGCTGGCTTCCCACGCCGACGTGGCCATCGTCGGGATCGGGGCGATCGACCGCGCCGGAGTGTCCGGCCCGATCTTCCAAGGATGGTTGGCCCCCGCCGAAGGCGACTACTTGGCCGGGCTAGGCGCAGTCGGCCACATCTCCGGACATCATTTCGATGCGAACGGGCGCCACATCCAGGCTTCCTTGTGCGACCGGGTGATGGCCGTCCCCTTGGCCCGGTTGAAGTCCATAGACAAGGTCGTCGCCGTCGCCGCCGGGACAGAGAAGGCCCAGGCGATCCAGGGCGCGCTCCGCGGCGGCTACGTCGATCTGCTCGTGACCGACACCGCGACCGCTCAAGCAGTCCTCGCCCTGCCCTGA
- a CDS encoding phosphotriesterase family protein produces MSFVRTIKGDVDPSTLGVVNAHDHLIRVGAGEVYIDGDHMLDDVDKAAQEATYFVEASKNWSTGGTVIDMCPAACGRSITKLNEVDDKVEDLQVVVASGFHQQKVYLEVHTTWVYQYTVNQIADLLIADICEGVDEYDYMGPLVKRNASKAGVLKWATAYGRITDWEKKTGEAVVIAHKETGCPINTHTSAGTAALEQARFLLGLGAVPEKTAIGHVQRNADVWYLEQIMKLGCYLELDGTNRIKYLPDHHRVNLVRSFEADGFGKQVLLGTDSGKASYQKVYGSVTGIDFDPAVFAPRLIDEGVDREYVQDLLVGNAREFFAFADGKQQ; encoded by the coding sequence ATGTCGTTCGTCCGCACCATCAAAGGTGACGTCGACCCTTCGACCCTCGGCGTGGTCAATGCCCACGACCATCTCATCCGCGTTGGTGCCGGTGAGGTCTACATCGACGGCGATCACATGCTCGACGACGTCGACAAGGCAGCACAGGAGGCCACCTACTTCGTCGAGGCCAGCAAGAACTGGTCCACCGGCGGCACCGTCATCGACATGTGCCCGGCCGCCTGCGGGCGTTCGATCACCAAGCTCAACGAGGTGGACGACAAGGTCGAGGACCTGCAGGTCGTCGTCGCTTCCGGGTTCCACCAGCAGAAGGTCTACCTCGAGGTCCACACCACCTGGGTGTACCAGTACACCGTCAACCAGATCGCCGATCTCCTCATCGCCGACATCTGTGAGGGCGTCGACGAGTACGACTACATGGGCCCCTTGGTGAAGCGCAATGCCTCCAAAGCCGGCGTCCTGAAGTGGGCCACGGCCTACGGGAGGATCACCGACTGGGAGAAGAAGACCGGTGAAGCGGTCGTCATCGCCCACAAGGAGACCGGCTGCCCGATCAACACCCACACCTCGGCCGGAACCGCGGCCCTCGAGCAGGCCCGGTTCCTCCTCGGATTGGGTGCCGTCCCGGAGAAGACCGCCATCGGGCACGTCCAGCGCAATGCTGATGTCTGGTACCTCGAGCAGATCATGAAGCTCGGTTGCTACCTCGAGCTCGATGGCACCAACCGCATCAAGTACCTACCCGACCACCACCGGGTCAACCTGGTCCGTTCCTTCGAGGCGGACGGCTTCGGCAAGCAGGTCCTCCTGGGTACCGACTCCGGAAAAGCTTCGTACCAGAAGGTCTACGGGTCGGTCACCGGCATCGACTTCGACCCGGCCGTCTTCGCCCCCCGCCTCATCGACGAGGGCGTCGACCGCGAGTACGTCCAGGACCTCCTGGTCGGCAACGCCCGTGAGTTCTTCGCCTTCGCCGATGGGAAACAGCAGTGA
- a CDS encoding 3-dehydro-L-gulonate-6-phosphate decarboxylase gives MTSPRLQIALDTPDLPSALRPLQQAAPAIDVIEVGTVLCLAEGMSAVRAVRAAFPETPVLADIRIAEAGKILSTMAFEAGASLVSVVAGASLETVRQVVAVARTHGGEVQVELADEWYDPERARTWRELGVEHVIVKRSRDREASGDLSWGAEDLARVDELAQMGFTVTITGGITAADLATFAGHPVGIVIAGRSVVGAADPLAAARTLKDEMTRVWAG, from the coding sequence GTGACCTCCCCGAGGTTGCAGATCGCGCTCGACACTCCGGACCTCCCCAGCGCACTGCGGCCACTGCAGCAGGCCGCGCCGGCCATCGACGTCATCGAGGTCGGGACGGTGCTCTGCCTGGCCGAAGGGATGTCCGCAGTGCGTGCCGTCCGAGCAGCCTTCCCCGAGACCCCCGTCCTGGCGGACATCCGGATCGCGGAGGCCGGGAAGATCCTCTCCACGATGGCTTTCGAGGCCGGTGCTTCCCTGGTGTCGGTCGTCGCCGGAGCCAGCCTGGAGACGGTCCGCCAGGTCGTCGCCGTGGCCCGGACGCACGGCGGTGAGGTGCAGGTTGAGCTCGCCGATGAGTGGTACGACCCCGAGCGGGCCCGCACCTGGCGGGAACTCGGTGTCGAGCATGTCATCGTCAAACGTTCCCGGGACCGGGAAGCCTCCGGCGACCTCTCCTGGGGAGCGGAGGATCTCGCCCGGGTCGACGAACTGGCCCAGATGGGTTTCACCGTCACCATCACCGGCGGGATCACCGCCGCTGATCTGGCCACCTTCGCCGGGCATCCGGTCGGTATCGTCATCGCCGGACGCTCTGTCGTCGGCGCCGCCGATCCACTTGCAGCCGCCCGCACGCTCAAGGACGAGATGACCAGGGTGTGGGCCGGATGA